A DNA window from Vigna unguiculata cultivar IT97K-499-35 chromosome 10, ASM411807v1, whole genome shotgun sequence contains the following coding sequences:
- the LOC114166804 gene encoding transcription factor bHLH18-like yields the protein MEELSWQNNWHLQTEMDCQNEFFPINDDCDDDFFTDLIPPTPFSSESESDHSFRASNTVHNTSFLPGAAVNAAVNAAVNAVVASKRSSPRTYILSFDSSTVVPATPEPSVPSSPLPAKRALHTLSPTARPNQGSKRTRTSSQTIDHIMAERKRRQELTERFIALSATIPGLNKTDKASVLRAAIDYVKQLKEKVEELEKQNRKSVAETVILVNKTDSNGNEDTTNPTETNCSILPEMEARVLGKEVLIEIHCEKEYGVELKILDHLENIHLCVTGSSVLPFGNSALCITITAQMGEEYEMTVNDIVKNLKQVLSEVSFGKRSDPY from the exons ATGGAGGAGCTCTCATGGCAGAATAATTGGCACCTTCAAACG GAAATGGATTGCCAGAACGAGTTCTTCCCTATCAACGATGACTGTGACGACGATTTCTTCACCGACCTCATCCCGCCCACGCCGTTCTCCTCCGAAAGCGAAAGCGATCACTCCTTTCGCGCTTCCAACACTGTCCACAACACCTCGTTCCTCCCCGGCGCCGCCGTTAACGCCGCCGTTAACGCCGCCGTTAACGCCGTCGTCGCTTCCAAACGCTCCTCTCCCAGGACTTACATTCTCTCCTTCGATAGCTCAACGGTTGTACCCGCCACGCCCGAACCCTCCGTGCCTTCTTCCCCTTTACCTGCTAAACGGGCCCTCCACACTCTAAGCCCAACCGCCAGGCCCAATCAAGGATCTAAGAGAACCCGAACCTCTTCTCAGACCATCGATCATATCATGGCCGAGAGAAAGAGGAGGCAAGAACTCACCGAGAGATTCATAGCGCTCTCCGCCACCATCCCCGGCTTGAACAAG ACGGACAAGGCTTCTGTGCTTCGAGCAGCGATCGATTATGTGAAGCAACTCAAAGAGAAGGTGGAGGAACTGGAGAAGCAAAACAGAAAGAGTGTTGCAGAGACAGTAATATTGGTGAATAAAACTGACTCAAATGGAAATGAAGACACCACCAACCCCACTGAAACCAACTGCAGCATCCTCCCGGAGATGGAAGCAAGAGTGTTGGGGAAGGAGGTGCTCATTGAGATTCACTGTGAGAAAGAATATGGTGTTGAGCTAAAAATATTGGACCATCTTGAAAATATTCATCTCTGTGTCACCGGTAGCAGTGTCTTGCCATTTGGAAATTCTGCTCTCTGCATTACCATCACAGCTCAG ATGGGTGAGGAGTATGAGATGACAGTAAATGATATAGTGAAAAACCTGAAGCAAGTACTCTCAGAAGTTTCATTTGGTAAGCGCAGTGATCCGTACTAG
- the LOC114166803 gene encoding transcription factor NAI1-like — translation MGEPCQKYWFSDMEIQDFDFFNQSHKIESLDDEDQIFEEIMHRPAFSSDSETHSPKVQTKSNYGGSDYTTLTSSKNSNVVMKSNSSNFLFSSQHAPEKPATAPSPPTAYILSFNDSTVVAATCQTYDGKPPYQEGVAAGSGGACLPSKGVSEKHEIEPKANSATRKGRSSGETLDHIMTERKRRRELTERFIALSATIPGLKKIDKATILCEAITYVKRLKERVRELEEQCKRTRVESVSFVHQRSNVICSDDKGTTSGATKSDECYKTNEALPTVEARVFKKDVLIRIHCKIQNGILIKILDYLNTLDLSTTSNSVMPFGSSTLDISIVAQMGEKFNATMNDLVKNLRVVLLQSSEAPQMIKGV, via the exons ATGGGGGAGCCATGCCAAAAATACTGGTTTTCTGATATG GAGATACAAGATTTTGATTTCTTTAACCAAAGCCACAAGATTGAGTCACTGGATGATGAAGATCAGATCTTTGAGGAGATCATGCATCGACCAGCTTTCTCTTCTGACAGTGAAACTCACTCTCCCAAAGTTCAAACCAAATCAAACTATGGTGGCAGTGATTACACAACCCTCACCAGCAGCAAGAACAGCAACGTTGTGATGAAGAGCAACAGCTCTAACTTTCTGTTCTCATCACAACATGCACCAGAGAAACCTGCCACAGCCCCTTCTCCTCCAACTGCGTATATTCTATCTTTCAATGACTCCACCGTTGTTGCTGCTACCTGCCAAACCTACGATGGAAAACCGCCGTACCAAGAGGGTGTAGCCGCAGGGAGCGGTGGCGCGTGTCTTCCCTCAAAAGGGGTCTCAGAAAAACATGAGATTGAACCTAAGGCCAACTCAGCAACAAGAAAAGGTAGAAGTTCTGGAGAGACACTGGACCATATAATGACTGAGAGAAAAAGGAGACGGGAACTGACAGAGAGATTCATTGCACTTTCAGCCACCATACCTGGTTTGAAGAAG ATCGACAAGGCAACCATACTTTGCGAAGCAATCACTTATGTGAAACGACTTAAAGAGCGTGTAAGAGAACTAGAAGAACAATGCAAGAGGACAAGGGTAGAGTCGGTGTCTTTTGTTCATCAGAGGTCCAACGTTATTTGTAGTGATGATAAAGGGACAACCTCTGGTGCAACGAAATCTGATGAATGCTATAAAACCAATGAAGCACTCCCTACAGTGGAAGCAAGAGTGTTTAAAAAAGATGTACTAATCCGGATTCACTGCAAGATACAAAATGGcattttgataaaaattttgGATTATCTTAATACCCTTGATCTCTCCACAACCAGCAACAGTGTAATGCCATTTGGAAGTTCAACTCTTGACATCAGCATCGTTGCTCAG ATGGGTGAAAAATTCAACGCAACAATGAATGATCTAGTGAAAAACCTGAGAGTGGTTCTCTTGCAGTCATCTGAAGCTCCACAAATGATCAAAGGAGTCTGA
- the LOC114166807 gene encoding transcription factor bHLH25-like, which produces MMEDSWQNWLSHLGMNDNFGCTNNGARYEEMVRLNNNMQGCCDSSNNEVASCMEVKEEHSECCWRKRGVGKHEELEGEGREKRGTKRARTSSEIEYHIISERKRRQDIAEKFIALSATIPGLKKIDKASILGEAIKYMRQLQQRIAVLEKGSNSNSVKSFMIAKSHLCSASCEAKSSVEMLPEVEASGLENEVLIRIYCEKRKDMMLNLMTLLKHVHLSVTSSSVLPFGNSLLNIIIVAQMSEEYSLTVTDLVKTLKQNLLKFYEV; this is translated from the exons ATGATGGAGGACTCATGGCAGAACTGGCTCTCTCATTTG GGAATGAATGACAACTTTGGGTGCACCAATAACGGTGCACGCTATGAAGAGATGGTGCGGTTGAATAATAATATGCAGGGTTGTTGTGATAGCTCCAATAATGAGGTAGCATCATGTATGGAGGTAAAAGAGGAACACTCAGAGTGTTGTTGGCGTAAAAGGGGTGTAGGGAAGCATGAGGAACTGGAGGGAGAGGGAAGggagaagagaggaacaaaaaggGCAAGAACCTCTTCTGAGATTGAATATCACATCATCTCAGAGAGAAAAAGGAGACAGGATATAGCAGAGAAATTCATAGCACTCTCAGCAACTATACCTGGCTTGAAGAAG ATAGACAAGGCATCAATACTTGGGGAAGCCATAAAGTACATGCGACAACTTCAACAACGCATAGCAGTGTTGGAAAAAGGTAGCAATAGTAACAGTGTAAAGTCGTTTATGATAGCCAAATCACACCTTTGTTCAGCATCATGTGAAGCAAAGTCTAGCGTTGAAATGCTCCCTGAAGTTGAAGCAAGTGGGTTAGAGAATGAAGTGCTGATTAGAATCTACTGTGAGAAACGAAAGGACATGATGCTAAACCTAATGACCCTTCTAAAACATGTTCATCTCTCAGTAACCAGTAGCAGTGTATTGCCATTTGGAAACTCTCTTCTCAACATCATCATTGTTGCTCAG ATGAGTGAGGAGTACAGCTTGACGGTTACTGATTTGGTTAAGACGTTGAAGCAGAATCTTTTGAAGTTTTATGAGGTGTAA